Proteins from a genomic interval of Kitasatospora herbaricolor:
- a CDS encoding helix-turn-helix transcriptional regulator produces MTTHGLDWRPVLRRALAAEAGGPLLVWVEGTAGAGKSHLLRELGALPRPADATLVEWRCGAPGARPAQDRPEDDCREVGGAEQDRSDAGPPAQGRREGPVLLLVDDLHRADEDERGRLRRLLEGAWPGLAAVVTYRPEELRTPGLPLGAPATRYPSGLTVLRQRLVAWDEERVRRAAEQALGDHCPPEVAGRLLERSGGVPQVVMDLLAVLRERPGEERTAGRVDSAGVPVRLAELVLGRTSALSAAQRPVVWAAAVLGEPARRDELVAVSGLDPVEGRSALLAALTGAALAELAEGAYGFPAPLAASAVHAAVPGPLRQELHQRAADVLTGRQPVPWAAVARHRRAAGQVGGWLRAVERAALAAADAGRHQQAIGLLEEALASALVPPQTRARLAPLLARSAVLALRSDQTVEVLTQIVRDPTLPATVRGELRLDLGLMLCNQVGRVAAGWQELETAATELRAVRPDLAARAMSALAMPYWPGPAIDVHRGWLRKAVAATADSGDEAALATAAVARASLAMSCGDRDAWELVAALPTDSPDPGCRRHAARGLCNAADAAVWLGFYDRAKDLLAEGLDLSATSGAPYSEHTALGTSLLLAWWTGRWAGLAERCERLVTTTADMPFIASDARVVRGLLAFAEGDWGAALSWLSGQGAIAPESMPTALAATASGALVRLALARQDLAGAAEQARKAWSEVAGKGVWVWAAELAPWAVEATARAGDAAAARAMVRDFGQGIEDRDVPAARASLTWSRAVLAELEDRPREAADLYGEAAAAYRALSRPYAGALTAEGAARCLLAGSARPPGGAEGAAPTPGSPPERSPGAPEPEPESESAGDGDPAAGATAQLVAALDSCTRQFGDLGATWDAARVRALLRAQQPARKGRPPGRPSHADELSPRESEVAQLAAGGLTNREIAATLHLSSRTVEQHVARAMRKTGALSRHDLARHT; encoded by the coding sequence ATGACGACGCACGGACTGGACTGGCGGCCCGTGCTGCGGCGCGCCCTCGCCGCCGAGGCCGGCGGGCCGCTGCTCGTCTGGGTGGAGGGAACCGCCGGCGCGGGCAAGAGCCACCTGCTGCGCGAACTGGGCGCCCTGCCGAGGCCGGCTGACGCGACCCTGGTGGAGTGGCGGTGCGGCGCCCCCGGTGCCCGGCCGGCGCAGGACCGGCCGGAGGATGACTGCCGGGAGGTAGGCGGGGCGGAGCAAGACCGGTCCGACGCCGGACCGCCGGCGCAGGGCCGTCGGGAGGGGCCGGTCCTGCTGCTGGTGGACGACCTGCACCGGGCCGACGAGGACGAGCGGGGACGGCTGCGCCGGCTGCTGGAGGGGGCGTGGCCCGGCCTGGCGGCCGTGGTCACCTACCGCCCCGAGGAACTGCGCACCCCGGGCCTGCCACTGGGCGCACCGGCGACGAGGTACCCGTCCGGGCTGACCGTGCTCAGGCAGCGGCTGGTCGCCTGGGACGAGGAGCGCGTCCGTCGGGCCGCGGAGCAGGCGCTGGGCGACCACTGCCCGCCCGAGGTGGCCGGCCGGCTGCTGGAGCGTTCCGGAGGGGTGCCCCAGGTGGTCATGGACCTGCTGGCCGTGCTCCGCGAGCGCCCGGGGGAGGAGCGCACGGCCGGCCGGGTGGACTCGGCGGGGGTGCCGGTCCGTCTGGCCGAGCTGGTCCTGGGCCGGACGTCCGCCCTGTCCGCCGCCCAGCGGCCGGTCGTCTGGGCGGCCGCCGTCCTGGGCGAGCCCGCCCGCCGGGACGAACTGGTCGCCGTCTCGGGGCTCGACCCGGTGGAGGGCCGGAGCGCCCTGCTGGCGGCCCTGACGGGGGCGGCGCTGGCGGAGCTGGCCGAGGGCGCCTACGGGTTCCCCGCCCCGCTCGCCGCGTCCGCCGTGCACGCGGCCGTCCCCGGGCCGCTCCGCCAGGAGCTCCACCAGCGGGCGGCGGACGTGCTGACCGGCAGGCAGCCGGTGCCGTGGGCGGCGGTGGCCCGCCACCGCAGGGCAGCCGGCCAGGTCGGCGGCTGGCTGCGGGCGGTGGAGCGGGCGGCCCTGGCCGCCGCGGACGCGGGCCGCCACCAGCAGGCGATCGGCCTGCTGGAGGAGGCCCTCGCCTCCGCCCTCGTCCCGCCGCAGACCCGGGCCCGGCTCGCACCACTGCTGGCCCGCAGCGCCGTGCTCGCCCTGCGGTCGGACCAGACCGTCGAGGTGCTGACGCAGATCGTGCGGGACCCGACCCTGCCGGCGACCGTCCGCGGAGAACTGCGGCTCGACCTGGGACTGATGCTGTGCAACCAGGTCGGCCGGGTCGCCGCCGGATGGCAGGAGCTGGAGACCGCCGCGACCGAGCTCCGTGCCGTCCGGCCCGATCTCGCGGCGCGGGCGATGTCCGCGCTGGCCATGCCCTACTGGCCGGGCCCCGCGATCGACGTCCACCGGGGCTGGCTGCGCAAGGCCGTGGCCGCCACCGCCGACAGCGGGGACGAGGCCGCGCTCGCCACGGCCGCCGTCGCCCGCGCCTCCCTGGCCATGAGCTGCGGTGACCGGGACGCCTGGGAGCTGGTGGCGGCGCTGCCCACCGACAGTCCGGACCCGGGTTGTCGCAGGCACGCCGCGCGCGGCCTGTGCAACGCGGCGGACGCCGCGGTCTGGCTGGGCTTCTACGACCGGGCGAAGGACCTGCTGGCCGAGGGCCTCGACCTGTCCGCGACCAGCGGCGCCCCCTACAGCGAGCACACCGCGCTGGGGACGAGTCTGTTGCTGGCGTGGTGGACGGGCCGGTGGGCCGGCCTGGCCGAGCGGTGCGAGCGCCTCGTCACCACGACCGCCGACATGCCCTTCATCGCCTCCGACGCCCGCGTGGTGCGGGGCCTGCTCGCCTTCGCCGAGGGTGACTGGGGCGCGGCGCTCTCCTGGCTGTCCGGACAGGGCGCGATCGCGCCCGAGAGCATGCCCACGGCGCTGGCCGCGACCGCCTCGGGCGCCCTGGTCCGGCTGGCGCTGGCGCGGCAGGACCTGGCCGGTGCGGCCGAGCAGGCCAGGAAGGCCTGGTCGGAGGTGGCCGGCAAGGGCGTGTGGGTATGGGCCGCCGAACTCGCCCCGTGGGCCGTGGAGGCGACCGCACGCGCGGGGGACGCGGCCGCCGCCCGGGCCATGGTGCGGGACTTCGGCCAGGGCATCGAGGACCGTGACGTGCCCGCCGCCCGGGCCTCGCTCACCTGGAGCCGGGCCGTACTGGCGGAGCTGGAGGACCGGCCGCGGGAGGCGGCGGATCTGTACGGCGAGGCCGCGGCGGCCTACCGGGCGCTGAGCCGGCCGTACGCCGGTGCCCTGACCGCGGAAGGCGCGGCGCGCTGCCTGCTGGCGGGCTCGGCCCGGCCGCCGGGCGGCGCCGAGGGGGCGGCGCCCACCCCGGGCTCCCCGCCCGAGCGGTCACCCGGCGCACCGGAGCCGGAGCCGGAGTCGGAGTCGGCGGGGGACGGCGACCCGGCGGCAGGCGCGACGGCGCAGCTGGTCGCCGCCCTGGACTCCTGCACCCGGCAGTTCGGCGACCTGGGCGCGACCTGGGACGCCGCCCGGGTCCGGGCCCTGCTGCGCGCGCAGCAGCCGGCCCGGAAGGGCCGTCCGCCGGGCCGGCCCTCGCACGCGGACGAGCTTTCGCCCCGGGAGAGCGAGGTGGCGCAGCTCGCGGCCGGCGGGCTGACGAACCGGGAGATCGCGGCGACCCTGCACCTGTCCTCCCGGACGGTGGAACAGCACGTGGCCCGTGCCATGCGCAAGACCGGTGCCCTCTCCAGGCACGATCTCGCCCGTCACACCTAG
- a CDS encoding PE-PGRS family protein, protein MGAIVTTWRPRMLRAAVFATVCVAMSATAHFSMSGSGTALPWAALGPAFLVTAAGSWLLAGRRRGFAVVALWMATTQIGLHLLFEYASAGAGAAQQRATAATDWIGLLLCTRDPASVGMDPAELARTAGLDPDLVIASPPGHSGAAGAAHGHDMGAMSGPSGSGPVSTMVHDLSAGMLLGHLLAALLCALLLWRGDAAVVGLFELLKALARVLVPALLLLGAWIGRPVSDLRPTTGAVVPVLRSAFLTEALGRRGPPRLRPAV, encoded by the coding sequence ATGGGTGCCATCGTGACGACCTGGCGGCCCCGGATGCTCCGCGCCGCGGTCTTCGCCACCGTGTGCGTGGCGATGTCCGCCACCGCGCACTTCAGCATGTCCGGCTCCGGGACCGCGCTGCCGTGGGCCGCGCTGGGGCCGGCGTTCCTGGTGACGGCCGCCGGCAGCTGGCTGCTGGCGGGCCGGCGGCGCGGATTCGCTGTGGTCGCCCTGTGGATGGCGACCACTCAGATCGGGCTGCACCTGCTCTTCGAGTACGCCTCGGCCGGGGCGGGCGCGGCCCAGCAGCGTGCGACGGCCGCCACCGACTGGATCGGCCTGCTGCTCTGCACCCGGGACCCTGCTTCGGTCGGCATGGACCCGGCCGAGCTGGCCCGGACGGCCGGCCTCGATCCCGACCTGGTGATCGCCTCCCCACCGGGGCACTCCGGCGCGGCGGGGGCGGCGCACGGGCACGACATGGGCGCCATGTCCGGACCGTCCGGGTCGGGTCCGGTCAGCACGATGGTCCACGACCTGTCGGCCGGGATGCTCCTCGGTCACCTGCTGGCCGCCCTCCTGTGCGCGCTGCTGCTGTGGCGCGGTGACGCGGCCGTCGTCGGCCTGTTCGAGCTGCTGAAGGCGCTGGCCCGGGTCCTCGTCCCGGCCCTGCTCCTGCTGGGGGCCTGGATCGGGCGCCCGGTGTCCGATCTGCGGCCGACCACCGGCGCGGTCGTCCCCGTCCTCCGGTCGGCCTTCCTCACGGAGGCGCTGGGCCGGCGCGGCCCCCCGAGGCTCCGCCCGGCCGTCTGA
- a CDS encoding sigma-70 family RNA polymerase sigma factor yields MDDEQVTRLALAAAGGCRASVEAFVSATQRDVWRFVAHLTDVEAADDLAQETFLRALNALPSFAGRSSARTWLLSIARRTVVDRYRSLAVRPRRAALAAWEEVADHPSRAGRGFEDGLVLNDLLAFLPAQRREAFVLTQVVGLTYAEVAAMSGCPVGTVRSRVARARDELVRLVRAAEAGPEAEPESGAGYAGRVAPDGRPTAPTVPAPTASTAPGAPAVVPTGSPRLATAR; encoded by the coding sequence GTGGATGACGAGCAGGTGACCCGCCTCGCCCTGGCCGCCGCCGGGGGCTGCCGGGCCTCCGTGGAGGCGTTCGTGAGTGCCACTCAGCGAGACGTGTGGCGGTTCGTGGCCCACCTCACGGACGTCGAGGCCGCGGACGACCTCGCGCAGGAAACATTCCTGCGGGCCCTGAACGCCCTGCCCTCCTTCGCCGGCCGTTCCTCGGCCCGCACCTGGCTCCTGTCGATAGCCCGCCGGACGGTGGTCGACCGCTACCGCAGCCTGGCCGTGCGCCCGCGCCGGGCCGCGCTCGCGGCCTGGGAGGAGGTCGCCGACCACCCGTCCCGGGCGGGGCGCGGCTTCGAGGACGGTCTGGTGCTGAACGACCTGCTGGCCTTCCTGCCCGCGCAGCGGCGGGAGGCGTTCGTGCTGACCCAGGTGGTCGGGCTGACCTACGCCGAGGTGGCCGCGATGTCGGGGTGCCCGGTGGGGACTGTCCGGTCGCGGGTCGCCCGGGCCCGGGACGAACTGGTCCGCCTGGTGCGCGCGGCGGAGGCGGGGCCGGAGGCCGAGCCGGAGTCAGGGGCCGGATACGCCGGTCGGGTGGCCCCGGACGGCCGCCCCACCGCCCCCACCGTCCCTGCCCCCACCGCTTCCACGGCTCCGGGCGCCCCAGCCGTCGTCCCCACCGGCTCCCCGCGACTGGCCACGGCGCGATGA
- a CDS encoding heavy metal translocating P-type ATPase: MTARPLSPPADGGPAGLVTTDLAVGGMTCAACVSRVERKLGRLAGVSAGVNLATGRARVVHPAGVTVADLVGAVEAAGYTAEEVSGREAGPADPADPDERLLLLLVALTSVPVILLSMEPALQVPGWQWACAAPAAFVVTIGSRTFHRRAWQGLRHATATMDTLVSLGVLASFGWSAYALLFGGAGQLGMRMPFSLTAGAGGGAHVYLEAAVGVPLFVLCGRHLEGRVRRRTGSALRALAELGAKEVCVREDGVERMIPVGHLLPGREFVVRPGERIATDGVVLDGVSALDTSLLTGESTPVETGPGDRVTGATLNVGGTLLVRATAVGADTQLARVTALVVAAQAGKARAQRLADTVAGVFVPVVLGIAACVLGFWLGRGAGAQEALTAAVAVLVVACPCALGLATPTALLAATGRGAELGVLVRGPEALESLRRVDTVVLDKTGTLTAGRMKLTAGTAAPGFELAEVLRLAGAVEQRSEHPVGRALAAAAGPVLPAVTDFRAVPGSGVRGTVEGRRVAVVRPDTASLPAELRVALAAAEAAGWTAVVAELDGGPAALLALGDTLRPGAYRAVHRLRAMGLELLLATGDRPGAARAVAEQLGISEVHAAASPERKAAIVVELQAAGRSVAMVGDGVNDAVALAAADLGIAMGGGTDTAIGAAGLTLVSGDIESLVVAVRLARRTLATIRANLVWAFGYNAALLPLAAAGLLNPMVAALAMSASSVLVVANSLRLRAWRPATRPTGRTRPGP, from the coding sequence ATGACCGCCCGCCCCTTGAGCCCACCGGCCGACGGCGGGCCCGCCGGCCTGGTCACCACCGACCTCGCCGTCGGCGGAATGACCTGCGCGGCTTGCGTGTCGCGGGTGGAGAGGAAGCTCGGCCGGCTGGCCGGCGTCAGCGCGGGCGTCAACCTCGCCACCGGCCGCGCCCGGGTCGTGCACCCGGCCGGCGTCACTGTCGCCGACCTGGTGGGCGCGGTGGAGGCCGCCGGGTACACCGCCGAGGAGGTCAGCGGACGTGAGGCCGGACCGGCGGACCCGGCGGACCCGGACGAGCGGCTCCTGCTGCTCCTGGTGGCGCTGACCTCGGTACCGGTGATCCTGCTGTCGATGGAGCCCGCGCTGCAGGTGCCGGGCTGGCAGTGGGCCTGCGCCGCACCGGCGGCCTTCGTGGTGACGATCGGGTCGCGCACCTTCCACCGGCGGGCCTGGCAGGGGCTGCGGCACGCCACCGCGACGATGGACACCCTGGTGAGCCTCGGCGTCCTCGCCTCGTTCGGCTGGTCCGCGTACGCGCTGCTGTTCGGCGGGGCCGGGCAGCTCGGGATGCGGATGCCGTTCTCGCTGACCGCCGGGGCGGGCGGCGGTGCGCACGTGTACCTGGAGGCGGCGGTCGGCGTGCCGCTGTTCGTGCTCTGCGGCCGCCACCTGGAGGGCCGGGTCCGCCGGCGCACCGGGTCGGCGCTGCGGGCCCTGGCCGAGCTGGGGGCGAAGGAGGTGTGCGTCCGCGAGGACGGCGTGGAGCGGATGATCCCGGTCGGACACCTGTTGCCCGGGCGGGAGTTCGTGGTCCGCCCGGGCGAGAGGATCGCCACCGACGGGGTCGTCCTCGACGGCGTCTCGGCCCTGGACACCAGCCTGCTGACGGGGGAGAGCACCCCGGTGGAGACCGGCCCCGGCGACCGGGTGACCGGGGCCACCCTGAACGTCGGCGGCACGCTGCTGGTACGGGCCACGGCGGTCGGCGCCGACACCCAGCTCGCCCGCGTCACGGCACTGGTGGTGGCCGCCCAGGCGGGCAAGGCCCGCGCGCAGCGCCTCGCGGACACGGTGGCCGGAGTGTTCGTCCCCGTCGTGCTCGGGATCGCCGCGTGCGTGCTCGGCTTCTGGCTGGGCCGGGGCGCCGGGGCGCAGGAGGCGCTGACCGCCGCCGTCGCCGTCCTGGTCGTCGCCTGTCCGTGCGCGCTCGGGCTGGCCACCCCCACCGCGCTGCTCGCCGCGACCGGGCGCGGCGCCGAACTCGGCGTCCTGGTCCGGGGGCCGGAGGCGCTGGAGAGTCTGCGCCGGGTGGACACCGTGGTGTTGGACAAGACCGGCACCCTCACGGCGGGCCGGATGAAACTGACCGCCGGCACGGCCGCCCCGGGCTTCGAGCTCGCCGAGGTGCTGCGGCTGGCCGGTGCCGTCGAGCAGCGCTCCGAGCATCCGGTCGGCCGGGCACTGGCCGCCGCCGCGGGGCCGGTACTGCCCGCGGTCACGGACTTCCGGGCGGTGCCCGGGTCGGGCGTCCGGGGCACCGTGGAGGGGCGGCGGGTGGCGGTGGTGCGGCCCGACACGGCATCCCTGCCGGCGGAGCTGCGGGTCGCGCTGGCCGCCGCCGAGGCGGCCGGGTGGACGGCGGTGGTGGCGGAGCTGGACGGCGGCCCGGCCGCGCTCCTCGCGCTGGGCGACACCCTGCGCCCGGGTGCCTACCGGGCCGTCCACCGGCTGCGGGCGATGGGCCTGGAGCTGCTGCTGGCCACCGGTGACCGGCCCGGCGCCGCCCGGGCGGTCGCCGAACAGCTGGGCATCAGCGAGGTGCACGCGGCGGCCTCACCCGAACGGAAGGCCGCGATCGTCGTCGAACTGCAGGCCGCCGGGCGCAGCGTGGCGATGGTCGGCGACGGGGTGAACGACGCGGTCGCGCTCGCCGCAGCCGATCTGGGGATCGCGATGGGCGGCGGCACCGACACCGCGATCGGTGCCGCCGGCCTCACCCTGGTGAGCGGTGACATCGAGTCGCTGGTCGTCGCGGTGCGGCTGGCCCGGCGCACCCTGGCCACCATCCGGGCCAACCTGGTCTGGGCGTTCGGCTACAACGCCGCCCTGCTCCCGCTCGCCGCCGCCGGGTTGCTCAACCCGATGGTGGCGGCGCTGGCGATGTCGGCGAGTTCCGTTCTGGTGGTGGCCAACAGCCTGCGGCTGCGGGCCTGGCGGCCCGCCACCCGGCCGACCGGCCGGACCCGGCCCGGTCCCTGA
- a CDS encoding MFS transporter gives MTRTVDPAPAAVADRWSLVAVAGMLSFVAMLDMNIVNIALVDIARDLGTSAGTAQWAVLGYQLPLVALLLPAGRWLDQVGTRSALLTAIGGFALAGAAAATAPWVSWLIAARLVQGAFGAVLFVLMPVLAMRSVRPGLRGRAMSVPATLGPLGAVTGPALGGLLLDHLGWRAIFLVKLPVCLAAWILARRTAPPAGRLRRPDPATLADVGLVGGAVALLLLALSLSPGSPAWLLLALPAAPLILRWLRGPGGRPVLAVLREGGTHGLHAAVLGLAAGFAAMYYLVALHLQRDEARSATATGLTVLCFPLAMGLAGPLGGRLADRFGARTVAAAGAGVTALGLCLLVPLGTDWSPPAVGWRLALAGAGMGLYGGPVQALVMTGAPPGATATAGSAVQLVRSLGFTLGPALGTAAWGLGGGGTGGIRAGLALAAGAGCLAAVLIARPGRPAADHPAP, from the coding sequence GTGACCCGTACGGTGGACCCCGCCCCGGCGGCGGTGGCGGACCGCTGGAGCCTGGTGGCGGTCGCGGGGATGCTCTCCTTCGTGGCGATGCTCGACATGAACATCGTCAACATCGCCCTCGTCGACATCGCCCGCGACCTCGGGACGTCCGCCGGGACCGCGCAGTGGGCGGTGCTCGGCTACCAGCTCCCGCTCGTCGCCCTGCTGCTGCCGGCCGGCCGCTGGCTCGACCAGGTCGGCACCCGCTCCGCGCTGCTGACCGCGATCGGGGGCTTCGCGCTGGCCGGCGCGGCGGCCGCCACGGCGCCCTGGGTCTCCTGGCTGATCGCGGCCAGGCTCGTCCAGGGCGCCTTCGGAGCCGTCCTGTTCGTCCTGATGCCGGTGCTGGCGATGCGCTCCGTCCGGCCCGGGCTGCGCGGCCGGGCGATGAGCGTGCCCGCGACCCTCGGCCCGCTCGGAGCGGTGACCGGACCGGCGCTCGGTGGTCTGCTGCTCGATCACCTCGGCTGGCGGGCGATCTTCCTGGTGAAGCTGCCCGTCTGCCTCGCCGCCTGGATCCTCGCCCGCCGGACCGCACCGCCCGCCGGGCGGCTGCGCCGGCCCGATCCCGCCACCCTCGCCGACGTGGGTCTCGTCGGCGGAGCCGTCGCGCTGCTCCTGCTGGCGCTCAGCCTCTCGCCGGGCTCGCCGGCCTGGCTGCTGCTGGCCCTGCCCGCCGCGCCGCTCATCCTGCGGTGGCTGCGCGGACCGGGCGGCCGGCCCGTCCTGGCGGTGCTGCGCGAGGGCGGCACCCACGGCCTGCACGCCGCCGTGCTCGGCCTCGCCGCGGGCTTCGCCGCCATGTACTACCTGGTCGCCCTGCACCTGCAGCGCGACGAGGCGCGGAGCGCCACCGCCACCGGGCTGACCGTGCTCTGCTTCCCCCTCGCGATGGGCCTGGCCGGGCCGCTGGGCGGCCGGCTCGCCGACCGCTTCGGCGCCCGCACGGTCGCGGCGGCCGGTGCGGGAGTCACCGCGCTCGGCCTCTGCCTGCTCGTCCCGCTCGGCACCGACTGGTCACCGCCGGCGGTCGGTTGGCGCCTCGCGCTCGCCGGCGCCGGGATGGGCCTGTACGGCGGCCCGGTCCAGGCCCTGGTGATGACCGGCGCGCCGCCGGGGGCGACGGCCACCGCCGGGTCGGCAGTCCAGCTCGTCCGCAGCCTCGGCTTCACGCTCGGGCCGGCCCTCGGCACCGCCGCCTGGGGGCTCGGCGGCGGCGGGACGGGCGGCATCCGTGCCGGACTCGCCCTCGCCGCGGGCGCCGGCTGCCTCGCCGCCGTCCTGATCGCCCGCCCGGGCAGGCCGGCCGCCGATCACCCGGCCCCCTGA
- the asnB gene encoding asparagine synthase (glutamine-hydrolyzing): MCGITGWVSFHQDVRDTAPVIEAMTATMARRGPDAGGVWLGAHAALGHRRLSVIDLDGGAQPMTDRPDHPQVVLSYSGEIYNHHRLRAELRGRGHRFTTRSDTEVVLRGYLEWGDGLVDHLEGMFALAIWDERAERLLLARDRLGVKPLFWAETDGGLAFGSEPKALFAHPGISPRVDADGLREAYSLLFNTGPTVWAGVREVQPGGLLVFDRSGKAERRYWQLEARPHTDDRDATVERVRALVDHAARAQLEADVPLCSLLSGGLDSTVLTALTADELRRTEGPGARLRSYAVDYSDQAEQFTGDVLRTGHDTPFAAEAGEYIGTDHSTVVLDPRALLDLDHRRAVVAARDSPIGVGDMDTSLYLLFGEIRKHSTVALSGEAADEVFGGYPWFHTPAALAAPTFPWLLVTGDEAAMPLDPDLAAALRMGEFRADTYRDALAAVPHLDGESPVEHRQREMQHLSLTRWLRQLLHRKDRLSMARGLEVRVPYCDHRLVEYAFTIPWELKSYDGREKSLLRATGQGIAPTSVLWRPKNHYPSTHHADYNRGLQHLAREALDVPQVRDLADGAVLKATLDTPADQLGWGHRLRLERVVDLALWLDHHRPTLSL, translated from the coding sequence ATGTGCGGAATCACCGGCTGGGTCTCCTTCCACCAGGACGTCCGCGACACCGCCCCGGTCATCGAGGCGATGACCGCCACCATGGCCCGGCGCGGCCCCGACGCCGGCGGCGTCTGGCTCGGCGCCCATGCTGCCCTGGGCCACCGCCGCCTGTCGGTGATCGACCTCGACGGCGGCGCCCAGCCCATGACCGACCGCCCCGACCACCCGCAGGTGGTGCTCAGCTACAGCGGGGAGATCTACAACCACCACCGGCTGCGCGCCGAACTCCGCGGCCGGGGACACCGGTTCACCACCCGCAGCGACACCGAGGTGGTGCTGCGCGGCTACCTGGAGTGGGGCGACGGCCTGGTCGACCACCTGGAGGGCATGTTCGCCCTCGCGATCTGGGACGAACGGGCGGAGCGCCTGCTGCTCGCCCGAGACCGCCTCGGCGTCAAGCCGCTGTTCTGGGCCGAGACGGACGGCGGGCTCGCCTTCGGCTCCGAACCCAAGGCCCTGTTCGCCCACCCCGGGATCAGCCCCCGGGTCGACGCCGACGGCCTGCGCGAGGCCTACAGCCTGCTCTTCAACACCGGCCCGACGGTGTGGGCCGGGGTCCGCGAGGTCCAGCCCGGCGGCCTGCTCGTCTTCGACCGCTCCGGCAAGGCCGAGCGCCGCTACTGGCAGTTGGAGGCCCGCCCGCACACCGACGACCGGGACGCCACCGTCGAACGGGTCCGCGCCCTGGTCGACCACGCCGCCCGCGCGCAGCTGGAGGCCGACGTCCCGCTCTGCAGCCTGCTCTCCGGCGGCCTGGACTCCACCGTCCTCACCGCCCTGACCGCCGACGAGCTGCGCCGGACCGAAGGCCCCGGGGCCCGCCTGCGCTCCTACGCCGTCGACTACAGCGACCAGGCCGAGCAGTTCACCGGTGACGTGCTGCGCACCGGCCACGACACCCCGTTCGCCGCCGAGGCCGGCGAGTACATCGGCACCGACCACTCCACCGTCGTCCTCGACCCGCGGGCCCTGCTCGACCTCGACCACCGCCGGGCCGTCGTCGCCGCCCGGGACTCGCCGATCGGCGTCGGCGACATGGACACCTCCCTCTACCTGCTGTTCGGCGAGATCCGCAAGCACTCGACCGTCGCCCTCTCCGGCGAGGCCGCGGACGAGGTCTTCGGCGGCTACCCCTGGTTCCACACCCCCGCGGCGCTCGCCGCGCCGACCTTCCCCTGGCTGCTGGTCACCGGGGACGAGGCCGCCATGCCGCTGGACCCCGACCTCGCCGCCGCCCTGCGGATGGGGGAGTTCCGTGCGGACACCTACCGCGACGCGCTCGCCGCCGTGCCGCACCTGGACGGCGAGAGCCCGGTCGAGCACCGCCAGCGGGAGATGCAGCACCTGTCGCTGACCCGCTGGCTGCGGCAGCTCCTGCACCGCAAGGACCGCCTCTCGATGGCCCGGGGGCTGGAGGTCCGGGTGCCCTACTGCGACCACCGCCTGGTCGAGTACGCCTTCACCATCCCCTGGGAGTTGAAGAGTTACGACGGCCGGGAGAAGAGCCTGCTGCGCGCCACCGGCCAGGGCATCGCCCCGACGTCGGTGCTGTGGCGGCCCAAGAACCACTACCCCAGCACCCATCACGCGGACTACAACCGCGGCCTCCAGCACCTCGCCCGCGAGGCCCTCGACGTGCCGCAGGTCCGCGACCTCGCCGACGGGGCCGTCCTCAAGGCCACCCTCGACACCCCCGCCGACCAGCTCGGGTGGGGACACCGGCTGCGCCTGGAGCGGGTCGTCGACCTCGCCCTGTGGCTGGACCACCACCGCCCCACCCTCTCCCTCTGA